A genome region from Triticum aestivum cultivar Chinese Spring chromosome 2B, IWGSC CS RefSeq v2.1, whole genome shotgun sequence includes the following:
- the LOC123044018 gene encoding plastid-lipid-associated protein 6, chloroplastic, which produces MAMASPSWSSCCTSTSTRPLPSPPASSKRRNLWRASSGRRSASGGKRQQLSIRAVAAPSSAVDYSDTGAGAGDIPSLKIKLLSAVAGLNRGLAASQEDLDRADAAARQLEAAAPAPVDLAKDLDKLQGRWRLVYSSAFSSRTLGGSRPGPPTGRLLPITLGQVFQRIDVVSQDFDNIVELELGAPWPLPPVEATATLAHKFEITGIASIKINFDKTTVKTKGNLSQLPLLEVPRLPDSLRPPASNTGSGEFDVTYLDDDTRITRGDRGELRVFVVS; this is translated from the exons ATGGCCATGGCATCGCCGTCGTGGTCATCTTGCTGCACCTCTACCTCCACTCGTCCTCTGCCTAGTCCTCCCGCGAGCAGCAAGCGCAGGAACCTATGGCGGGCAAGCAGCGGCAGGAGGAGCGCCAGCGGAGGGAAGAGACAGCAGCTGTCCATCCGCGCGGTGGCCGCACCGTCGTCGGCGGTGGACTACTCGGAcacgggcgccggcgccggcgacatCCCCTCGCTGAAAATCAAGCTGCTG AGCGCGGTCGCCGGGCTGAACCGGGGCCTCGCGGCGAGCCAGGAGGACCTGGACCGGGCGGACGCGGCGGCGAGGCagctggaggcggcggcgccggccccCGTGGACCTCGCCAAGGACCTCGACAAGCTGCAGGGACGGTGGAGGCTGGTCTACAGCAGCGCCTTCTCGTCGCGGACGCTCGGCGGCAGCCGCCCCGGCCCGCCCACCGGTCGCCTCCTCCCCATCACCCTCGGCCAG GTGTTCCAGAGGATCGACGTGGTGAGCCAGGACTTCGACAACATCGTGGAGCTCGAGCTCGGCGCGCCGTGGCCGCTGCCGCCGGTGGAGGCCACGGCCACGCTGGCACACAAGTTTGAGATCACCG GAATCGCGAGTATCAAGATCAATTTCGACAAGACGACGGTGAAGACCAAAGGGAACCTGTCCCAGCTGCCTCTGCTGGAGGTGCCCCGCCTCCCGGATAGCCTCCGGCCGCCGGCGTCCAACACCGGGAGCGGCGAGTTCGACGTGACGTACCTCGACGACGACACCCGCATCACCCGAGGGGACAGAGGGGAGCTCAGGGTGTTCGTCGTCTCATGA
- the LOC123044020 gene encoding 10 kDa chaperonin, mitochondrial, producing the protein MAAIRRLIPSFNRVLVEKVVQPKKSAGGILLPETSKQLNSGKVIAVGPGSRDKEGKLIPVALKEGDHVLLPEYGGLEVKLAPEKEYLLYRDDDILGTLHE; encoded by the exons atggcggcgattcGGCGTCTGATCCCGTCCTTCAACCGGGTGCTGGTGGAGAAGGTGGTGCAGCCCAAGAAGAGCGCCGGCGGCATCCTCCTCCCGGAGACCTCCAAGCAG CTGAACTCTGGTAAGGTGATAGCTGTTGGCCCTGGCAGCCGTGACAAGGAAGGGAAGCTGATCCCTGTTGCTCTCAAGGAAGGCGACCATGTGCTCCTGCCTGAGTATGGCGGTCTTGAAGTCAAGCTTGCTCCTGAGAAAGA GTACCTCCTCTACAGAGACGACGACATTCTGGGCACCCTCCACGAGTGA
- the LOC123044019 gene encoding protein N-lysine methyltransferase METTL21A, whose amino-acid sequence MADAGGVREREEEEDDDFVCLDPSFFMNRNYEMKTFTYGSQELQLLCLSSACTDYDLTGQLVWPGAVLMNTYLSEHPETVKGCSLIELGSGIGITGILCSRFCKEVVLTDHNDEVLEIIKKNIEMQSCSGNADAVLTAEKLEWGNHDHLSNIIEKHPVGFDLILGADICFQQASIPCLFDTVVKLLRMQANKCRFILAYVSRTKVMDALVLKEAEKRGMVVKEVDGTRTTITDLEGVIFDITLK is encoded by the exons ATGGCGGACGCCGGCGGCGTGagggagcgggaggaggaagaggacgacgacTTCGTCTGCCTGGATCCGTCCTTCTTCATGAATCGCAA CTACGAGATGAAGACCTTCACCTACGGCTCCCAGGAGCTCCAACTCCTCTGCCTCAGCTCCGCCTGCA CTGATTATGATCTTACTGGACAGTTAGTATGGCCAGGTGCTGTTCTGATGAACACGTACCTATCTGAACACCCTGAGACTGTGAAGGGGTGTTCATTAATTGAGTTGGGATCTGGGATCG GCATTACCGGAATATTGTGCAGCCGTTTCTGCAAAGAGGTGGTATTGACTGATCACAATGATGAAGTTCTAGAG ATTATAAAGAAAAATATAGAGATGCAGTCATGTTCTGGCAATGCGGATGCAG tGTTGACTGCTGAGAAGCTAGAATGGGGAAATCATGATCATCTAAGCAATATCATTGAAAAACATCCTGTTGGATTTGATCTCATTCTTGGAGCCGATATCT GCTTCCAGCAAGCTAGCATTCCATGTCTCTTTGATACTGTAGTGAAGCTTCTTCGTATGCAGGCCAATAAATGTAGATTTATACTGGCTTATGTATCACGAACCAAAGT CATGGATGCACTAGTACTGAAGGAAGCTGAAAAACGTGGAATGGTTGTCAAGGAAGTGGACGGGACAAGAACAACCATCACAGATCTCGAAGGCGTCATATTCGACATCACCCTCAAATGA